The Chryseobacterium indicum genome includes a window with the following:
- a CDS encoding reprolysin-like metallopeptidase: MRKQLLVIGMLASGISFAQTDRLWSETSRKSTTEIFENKLTINNPKIYSLDINGLKNALAKAPKRLAAGEKSEIIISFPNSEGKMENFKVRENSNFDPQLAAKYPDIKSYVGEGLGDSGSTVYFSVSPLGLSSMEIYGDKSAVFIEPYSKDLSTYVVYKKSDKKDDLSKFECTVIDVAQKGVANTTNLVARPNADDAKLRTFRLALSCTGEYTAYFGGTKANALAAMNNTMTRVNGVFEKDFAARMVLIANNDSVIYTNASTDPYSAAASMSNWNSELQSTLTSVIGEANYDIGHLFGASGGGGNAGCIGCVCTNGSKGSGYTSPADAIPSGDNFDIDYVAHEMGHQFGGNHTFSMNNEGTGANMEPGSGSTIMGYAGITSQDIQPHSDAFFHAISIQQITNNIKAKTCPTSTSTGNSIPTANAGLDYTIPKGTPFMLTGAGTDANGDSLTYIWEQMDNASSSQTGASSAASATKATGPTFRSWTPQTTPVRYFPRMASVLAGATTTAGSEITVEALSNVARTYNFRFTVRDNRAGGSGNNSDDAVITVNGTAGPFSVSSQNTATTVTGGTSQTVTWNVAGTTANGVNAANVDILWSTDGGNTWTTLLAGTPNDGTQAVTIPNTSTTTGRIMVKGSNHIFFDVNNANITVNAGSGTPDTTAPTAPTLAASGTTSTSTNLSWSGATDNVGVTGYDVYQGTSLVGSTASTSYTVSSLSPSTTYSFTVKAKDAAGNVSVASNTVSVTTLAGTAVTYCSASANNTADERIGNVKFGSINNTSTGTAGYENFTSVSTNVTRGSAYSLSITPVWTSTVYSEAYAVYIDYNGDGDFADSGELAWSKTGSTTTPVTGSITIPSTATVGTTRMRVMMQYSSVPTSSCGTYTYGQVEDYTLNIVSAGRGNILDTKDMITDIRLYPNPVKDVLNVSNTTNEDYKIFDMGGKLINSGKLERGAVNVSGLIKGAYMIQIGEVSKRFIKN; this comes from the coding sequence ATGAGAAAACAGCTATTGGTGATTGGAATGCTTGCATCAGGTATTTCATTCGCTCAGACCGATCGACTTTGGTCTGAAACGTCAAGAAAATCAACTACTGAAATTTTTGAAAACAAATTAACCATTAACAATCCGAAAATCTACAGTCTGGATATTAATGGTTTAAAAAATGCTCTTGCTAAAGCCCCAAAAAGACTTGCAGCAGGAGAAAAGTCTGAAATTATTATCTCGTTCCCGAATTCTGAAGGAAAAATGGAAAATTTCAAAGTAAGAGAAAACTCTAACTTTGATCCTCAACTGGCAGCAAAATATCCGGACATCAAATCGTACGTTGGTGAAGGATTGGGAGACTCCGGTTCTACAGTTTATTTCAGTGTTTCTCCATTAGGACTGTCTTCTATGGAAATCTACGGAGATAAATCAGCGGTTTTCATCGAGCCTTATTCAAAAGATCTTTCAACGTATGTGGTTTACAAAAAATCCGACAAGAAAGATGATTTAAGCAAATTTGAATGTACTGTTATTGATGTTGCACAGAAAGGCGTTGCAAACACTACAAATTTAGTTGCAAGACCAAATGCAGATGATGCAAAACTGAGAACATTCAGACTGGCATTGTCCTGTACAGGAGAATATACAGCGTATTTCGGTGGAACAAAAGCGAATGCGCTAGCTGCAATGAACAATACCATGACCCGTGTAAACGGAGTTTTTGAAAAAGATTTTGCAGCAAGAATGGTTTTAATTGCAAATAACGACTCCGTAATTTACACCAATGCTTCTACGGATCCTTACTCTGCAGCAGCAAGCATGAGTAACTGGAATTCGGAGCTTCAGTCTACCCTGACTTCGGTGATTGGTGAGGCAAATTATGACATCGGTCACTTATTCGGAGCTTCAGGAGGAGGCGGAAATGCAGGATGTATCGGCTGTGTTTGTACCAATGGCTCTAAAGGAAGCGGTTACACTTCTCCGGCAGATGCAATTCCTTCAGGAGACAATTTCGATATTGATTATGTAGCGCACGAAATGGGACATCAGTTTGGAGGAAACCACACTTTCTCCATGAACAACGAAGGAACAGGAGCTAATATGGAACCGGGATCAGGATCAACCATCATGGGATATGCGGGAATTACTTCTCAGGATATTCAGCCGCATTCTGATGCTTTCTTCCACGCGATCAGCATTCAGCAGATTACCAACAACATCAAAGCAAAAACCTGCCCTACAAGCACAAGTACAGGAAATTCAATTCCTACAGCCAATGCGGGTCTGGATTATACTATTCCGAAAGGAACGCCATTTATGTTAACAGGAGCCGGAACAGATGCAAACGGAGATTCGTTAACGTATATCTGGGAACAAATGGACAATGCGTCGTCTTCACAAACCGGAGCAAGTTCTGCGGCGAGTGCCACAAAAGCGACAGGACCTACTTTCAGATCATGGACACCGCAAACTACTCCTGTAAGATATTTCCCTAGAATGGCTTCAGTTCTGGCAGGAGCTACCACAACAGCAGGATCTGAAATTACTGTTGAAGCATTATCAAACGTTGCCAGAACATACAATTTCAGATTTACCGTTCGCGATAACAGAGCCGGAGGTTCCGGAAACAATTCTGATGATGCAGTAATCACAGTAAACGGAACAGCAGGACCATTCAGCGTAAGTTCTCAGAATACCGCTACAACAGTTACAGGAGGAACTTCCCAAACTGTAACATGGAATGTAGCAGGAACAACAGCGAATGGTGTAAATGCAGCCAACGTAGATATTCTTTGGTCTACAGACGGAGGAAATACATGGACTACTCTATTAGCAGGAACTCCAAACGACGGAACACAGGCGGTAACTATCCCGAATACTTCTACAACAACAGGAAGAATTATGGTAAAAGGTTCCAATCATATTTTCTTTGATGTGAACAATGCAAACATTACCGTAAACGCAGGTTCAGGAACTCCAGATACTACTGCTCCTACTGCTCCTACCCTTGCGGCTTCAGGAACAACTTCTACAAGTACGAATCTTTCATGGTCCGGCGCAACAGACAACGTAGGTGTTACAGGTTATGATGTTTATCAGGGAACTTCATTAGTAGGTTCTACTGCATCAACTTCCTATACTGTATCTAGTTTATCACCTTCAACAACATACAGCTTTACAGTAAAAGCTAAAGATGCGGCAGGAAATGTTTCAGTTGCCAGCAACACAGTTTCCGTAACCACTTTAGCAGGAACTGCAGTTACTTACTGTTCTGCTTCAGCTAACAATACTGCTGATGAAAGAATCGGAAATGTGAAGTTCGGAAGCATTAACAATACTTCAACAGGAACAGCAGGTTATGAAAACTTCACTTCAGTTTCTACAAATGTAACAAGAGGTTCTGCTTATTCACTTTCTATTACTCCGGTTTGGACTTCAACGGTTTACAGCGAAGCTTATGCGGTGTATATTGATTATAACGGAGACGGAGACTTTGCAGACAGTGGAGAATTGGCATGGTCTAAAACAGGATCTACTACAACTCCTGTTACGGGATCGATTACTATTCCTTCAACTGCAACAGTAGGAACAACAAGAATGAGAGTTATGATGCAGTACAGTTCTGTACCTACATCTTCATGCGGAACGTATACTTACGGACAGGTGGAAGATTATACATTAAATATTGTATCAGCAGGAAGAGGAAATATTTTAGATACGAAAGACATGATTACAGATATCAGATTATATCCGAATCCTGTAAAAGATGTTTTAAATGTTTCAAATACGACGAACGAAGACTATAAAATCTTCGATATGGGTGGAAAACTAATCAATTCAGGAAAACTTGAAAGAGGCGCAGTAAATGTAAGCGGTCTTATTAAAGGAGCTTACATGATCCAGATTGGAGAAGTCTCTAAGAGATTCATTAAAAACTAA
- a CDS encoding nucleoside triphosphate pyrophosphohydrolase family protein produces the protein MDKIDSLNQVAEFHTTFKAPILDTPQIPSPERCNLRVELLQEELNELKQAIADNNIVEIADALCDLQYVLSGAVLEFGLGSKFVELFNEVQRSNMSKACDNEEQAQETVEFYKAKDVESFYEKSGEKFNVYRQADHKVLKNKYYSPADLKTIIEK, from the coding sequence ATGGATAAAATTGATAGTCTGAACCAGGTAGCAGAATTCCACACCACCTTTAAAGCCCCTATTTTAGATACCCCTCAAATTCCTTCACCGGAAAGATGCAACCTGAGAGTTGAACTTCTTCAGGAAGAACTGAACGAACTGAAACAGGCAATTGCAGATAATAATATCGTAGAAATTGCTGATGCTTTATGCGATTTGCAGTATGTTTTAAGCGGAGCAGTTCTGGAATTCGGACTTGGCAGCAAATTTGTAGAGTTGTTCAACGAAGTTCAGCGTTCCAATATGTCGAAAGCATGCGATAATGAAGAACAAGCACAGGAAACGGTAGAATTTTACAAAGCAAAAGACGTAGAATCATTTTATGAAAAATCTGGCGAGAAGTTTAATGTGTACAGACAGGCAGATCACAAAGTCCTGAAAAACAAATACTACTCTCCTGCCGATTTAAAGACAATTATTGAAAAATAG
- a CDS encoding TlpA family protein disulfide reductase, protein MKKFITNCMAVSALFMATQQLTAQKVVVGREVETTADGKMLLGNQLKSKFLEAPYSDWYMKEHDEYALDQKAIGELKKAKINTYNITVFMGTWCEDSHRDFPRLMRILEEVKYPEGKLTIIAVNRKKESPNGEESLFNIQKVPTIIVQKYGKELGRIIEMPTSGYIERDLVEILKKDDSSVIKEIFGK, encoded by the coding sequence ATGAAAAAATTTATTACGAATTGTATGGCTGTTTCAGCTCTATTCATGGCAACTCAACAGCTTACTGCACAGAAAGTGGTTGTAGGACGTGAGGTTGAAACCACTGCCGACGGAAAAATGCTTTTGGGAAATCAGCTTAAAAGTAAATTTCTTGAAGCTCCCTATTCTGACTGGTATATGAAAGAGCATGATGAATATGCTTTGGATCAGAAAGCGATCGGAGAACTAAAAAAAGCCAAGATCAACACTTACAATATCACCGTTTTCATGGGAACATGGTGTGAAGATTCTCACAGGGATTTTCCGAGACTGATGAGGATTCTTGAGGAAGTAAAATATCCGGAAGGCAAACTTACCATTATTGCCGTAAACCGTAAAAAGGAATCTCCTAACGGCGAAGAAAGCCTTTTTAACATCCAGAAAGTTCCTACCATTATTGTTCAGAAATACGGAAAAGAATTAGGAAGAATTATCGAAATGCCTACATCCGGATATATCGAAAGAGATTTGGTAGAGATCCTGAAAAAAGATGACAGTTCTGTAATTAAAGAAATTTTTGGTAAATAA
- a CDS encoding DUF4230 domain-containing protein: protein MRNSKALISFLAGAALVTVLFFSSKSCFNLSEKTEKSDYYILTNQISKMNKMVVLEQNTSSIQKTKMGYEFLGKEVSSNSIITYTKTNAQVSYDLNKMKMEVDSINKKLVITELPDADIRITPNVEIQSMDDSFFNRISEKDIKNVTQKAKDTAVKSIDQNKLRTEGRQQLMENLNNIFVLAKALNYTIEDQTGKLGILGL, encoded by the coding sequence TTGAGAAATAGTAAAGCTTTAATATCGTTTTTGGCAGGAGCTGCACTGGTAACAGTTTTGTTTTTCAGTTCAAAGTCATGCTTTAATCTTAGTGAAAAAACCGAGAAATCAGATTATTATATTCTGACCAATCAGATTTCGAAAATGAATAAAATGGTCGTTCTTGAGCAGAATACTTCTTCCATTCAGAAAACCAAAATGGGCTATGAATTTTTAGGTAAAGAAGTTTCCAGCAACAGCATCATTACCTATACAAAAACGAACGCTCAGGTTTCTTATGATCTTAACAAGATGAAAATGGAGGTAGATTCGATCAATAAAAAATTAGTGATTACCGAATTACCCGATGCAGACATCAGAATTACTCCGAATGTGGAAATTCAGTCGATGGACGACTCTTTTTTCAACAGAATTTCCGAAAAAGACATTAAAAACGTAACGCAGAAAGCGAAAGATACCGCTGTAAAATCCATCGATCAGAACAAACTGAGAACGGAAGGAAGACAGCAATTAATGGAAAATCTTAATAATATTTTTGTTTTGGCAAAGGCTTTGAATTATACCATAGAAGACCAGACCGGAAAGCTGGGCATTTTAGGATTATAA